The stretch of DNA TCAATTGTGTTTTGTTCTGTTTTGCCACTTCGGCCACGTGGTCGCACAGGCTCTTGGCATCACCGACGTTGATCAGACCGAAGGGCGTCTCGTTCGTGCCCACACGCAAGGCCACTTCGCCGGATTCGCCTTTGATGCGATCCAGTGACAAATGACCGCCTGCGGCATGGTTGAACAGCCTGGCGAGAATATCCCGGTAGAGGGCTTCAACGGTTTCGCCGCCATTCATGGCCCGGGCCAGATAGTTAAAGGCCCCGGCAAAGATGTCGTTGCTGTGCTGATCCAGAAGTCCCAGCCTTTGCCCTCCGCCGGTTAACAAGGCATTAATTGTCGCTTGGCTGTTGGCTTGTCCTTCAAGAAACTTTGCAATAAAACAGATGATCTGGGCAACGTCAGCAGCAACGATCTTCTCGTCGTTTGTGCCGCCTTTTGCTTTCGAAACCGTGCTACCCACGAACACCCATAGCGGCTTTTCCAGGTTGAATAACTCGAAATCTTTTGCTTTTTCCTCGTAGATGCGGAGTTGCTGATAAAATTTGAGTAAACAGGCTGTCAGGTAATCAAACTGGACCTGCGCGAACGTGCTCGGCATATTCAGGATCTGATAATCCTTGCCGAAACCGTCCTCATAGAACCACCGGTAGGAGTAATCGAAAACGACCGTCTTGGCGTAGCTGTTCTCAAAATCGGCATTGCCTGATGCCTGAACAGCCTGCTCAAAGGTGGCCGAATACTCAAAGGTAAACCCCTTGGCGCAAAGGTCTGAACGTCGGGTGAACCAGACGCCTTCCTCTTTGCCGCTCATGCCTCGATGCCCTTCGTCAACCAGAAGCAGGTTCTGATCTCCCAGGCTTCGCGTGGCGATGGTGTTTGGTCCCTCCTGATCGGCAAGTTTTGTGATTTCCAGCACATCCACACGCTCAAGGCCCTGGGCCAGAGCGAACAGACCGCCACGGGATTGCAGGTAACTGCCTGCAGAGATATTGCTTTCCCGGAACTCAGAAATATGCTGTTCGGACAAACGCTCGTTGGGCGTCAGCAGGATGACCCGGGAGAGTTCTTTATCCTTCCCATGCTTTGCGGCGTAGTGCCGGTATTGCAGCAGGTTGACGTGCATCAGCAGCGTCTTGCCGCTGCCGGTGGCGTTCTGCATGCAGAGCTTATTCAGGTCATCCTCGTTGTAAGGCGGCACATCGGTGTAATCGTCCCAGTGACGGTTGAAACGTTCAACAAACATATTGAGGTCGTTTAGCAGACCCTCGCGGTTACCGAAGAAACGATCCAGATAGATCTCGACAAATAGCAGGGTGAGCCACTGGTAATATTTCCATACCACCGGCCGGCGACGCTTTTCATTGATCGCCTGGGTATGTCGGACAATGTTCTGCTCATAGGTCAAGAGCATATCGCGACTGATGCGAAAGCCCGGGAAATCAGTCATTGGATCGGCATAGCTGAAGAGCGGGCTATCGCCGAGATGGTGGTAGAAGAAATGCAGATTATCCTTGTCCAACCCTTCCAGGCGCGGATCACGGATGGGTTCGGCCAATTTGTGAAAGGGGCGAACCACTTTGCCATTTACGTTGTGTTCGGCAAGCGGATCGATGCCGAACAGACTGACGAGCCACTGATTGAGCAATAACTTGTCGCGGAATTTATGACGTGGCATCACACCGCCTCCTTATGTGTTATCGCCATTCCACATGCGCTTCATGAACTCTTCTTCGATGAGGCGGACCTTCCAGTTCTCGTCATCCAGCTTCAGATTGGGCAGATTGTTGCTGCCGTTGACGTAGATGGTGTCGAACTCGAAATCGCGTGTGCTGAAGCGGTTCTTCTGGAACCATTCATCCAGCATCAGGTTGTCCTGCTCGATGTCGTCGGTGAGTTTGCGCCAGACGATCAGGACCTTTTCCTGCTGACCATTGTTTGGATTGGCCGGGTCCTTGGGCACCCAGCCTTCGACCTTACGGAACCACCATGGGCCGCCTTCGTACGGCCGGATGCGGTCATCCACCACCAGCTTGGTTTGCTGGTCCTTGGGCAGCCCCGGGTCCGTAATACGCTTGAAGGTCGCCTGAAAGGGTTGCGGCACGGATGTGTGCAGCACGCGTAGACCGATCAGGTAGTTGAAGGTCTCAATCAGATCGACCGCACGGGTTGCGTACTCGTCCGTCCCCGGCTTTTTTACCTCCAGGGTATAGCCGGTCGGATCAGCAAAAGCATCGATGTTGAGCAGCGATTGACTACCCCGCGTCTCCACATCCAGCAGGTAGCGGAGCATGTAGTCTTCCTTGAGCGCTGGATTAACAGCTACCGCCTTTTTGCGCTGCGGGTTGTGGTCGAGGCGCAGGTTGTTGAGCGTGTCCTCGTAGGATTCCAGGCGGATGTATTTGAAGCAGTGGGAAACACCGGTATGACGCGCCGTGGGTTTGCCGTCATTCCAGTTTTCGGAATAGACCACCTTGGCGATTCGGGGCTTGAGCACCGTGTCGAAGTAGTCACCCATTTCAACGAGGATGTATTTGCGTTTGCCCCTATCGTCACGATTGAGGTTGATTACGGCGTGGCCAGTAGTGCCAGAACCGGCGAAATAATCAAGTACCATAGCTGCTTTGTTTTCATTGGTACCGGCGACAACCGAGTCCTTTACAGTAAAAAGTGATTTTGGGTACGAAGCCGGAGCCTTTGGTATTATTTGGTTAAGGAGTTGAGTGCCATGGTTATTCGCCGAATATCTCGAATCCACCCAGTTTGACTTAAAATTGAATTTCTTCTTAAGCCTCTTAATATCAAAGACATCTCTCTTTTTTAGATAGTGAACTTTGAGCTCATCCTTTACGTTTTCAACTGTATTGCGTGCGAATCGCCATTTCCGCTCAATACCTTCAGGGTCAATTGGATATATAGCAATTACGTCGCCATCTAATTTCTTGTTAATTTCTGGATGGAAGTCCTTTGGACACACATCTCCAAACCCAACTATCTCTCCATTCTTAACAATAATGGGGTAAAAGCAGTTTGGACCCGCCTCTCTTAAAGAATCGTCGCCTGTCACATCCCTAAAATTTCGCTCGTCCCAATCTGCTTCATTTTCTCTAAGTTGTTCGCCAATATATCTTCCTGGCTTCGGATAAATGAAATATGCATATTCATGTGTAAAAGAAAAGTTGTCACCTTGCTGACCTGAAGGATTATGGTTAACGGCTATGCAACTTTTTTCATGGATTTGGTAGTGTTGTGATAACAGTTGCCCAAGAACTTCCTGCTCAACTTCATCGATTGCAACGGTTAGAACAGAGTCTGAAGTTTGAAGACACTTAGCTAATTGCAGCCTGCTATCCATAAGACTAAGCCATGAAGAGTCACGGTATGAGTTTTTGTATAGTATTTCTGATGATTTCGCGTTGTATGGTGGGTCTATGTAGATACACTTAACTCTTTTTTCGAACGCACCTTTTAGAAGAGACAACGCCTGAAAATTCTCCGAGTGAATCAGCAGGCCATCGCACTGCTCATCAAAGTTTTCAATCGACGCCAACAGCCTGGCTTTGAAACTGTCATCGAAAAAGCGGGTATCCAGCACCAGCTTGTTGTTCGCCTTGAGGAACTCGACTTCCAATGGTCTTGTAAACTCGATCTCTTTCGCACCGAACAAATCCCCAGTTTGCGCCTTAGTGGCTCTTTGCGAGTTTCCAATTTCGTCAATGGCAAACAGTCTGATCCACTCTTCACACTGAGCGTCACAGGCCGCCACTTCCGCGTAGAGTTCCTCCGGAACCCGATCGAGAGTGATGCAGTAGTTGGTTTCAATAATGAACTTCTTCTTTAGCCAGAGCTTTTTCTGGAAATTCTCAAGCTGGGCCAGAAAGTCGATCAGCTTGCCCGCGATTTTGCGCAGCACCTTGATCTTGGCCAGATAGCTTTCGACCGCCGGGGCTTCGGCGTTTTCGATATCGTCGAGGCGCATGACCTCGTTCTTGATGTAGAAGTCCAGCTCCCGGCGCAGGAATCCGCCCAGGTCCTTATGGATGAAATAGTCCATGGTGTTACGAGCCGTGTACTGGTTCACGTACTTTGCCAGTACGGGGCGATTCTTGTCGCTGTCGGTTGGAGCGAGAACCTTGAGCAAACGCAGATACTCCGCGGCCTGTTTTTCGTGTGAGCCACAGGCGGCAGCCATGGTTTGGAGACGCTGAAGAATTGTCTCCACCGCCTCAGCGTTGCGCTTGTCCCGCCAGGTTTTTTCCTGGCCGGTTTTTTCCGGATCGGGCCGGTATTCGAAATTGACGACCAGCTCGCCGGTTTCGGTCAGGGCGACGGGATTTTCAGCATGCAGAATGAAAAACCGCTTGTTGGCTTCGGAGGCCTTGACGTTGCCATGCTCGCCCTCGGTGGCCTCGACGACGCGAAAATGGACCTTGAGCGGGAAATCGGGGATGTTATTCAGTACCCGCTCCTCCTTCGACATCTTCCTGACTTCGTCGGACTGTGTGAGATCGAAGGTGAAATTGGAAAAAAACTCGGTGCTCTTTATGTAATACTGATCCATGTTGGCCCAGACCAGTTTTACTTCCTCTCCGTTGTAAGGCACGGCAAAGGGGGCGGCCTTGCCGGGCGTTTCGCGGGTGTAATATCGGCGGGAGATGAAGTCGCCGTCGTCGTAGTAGCGCTCAAAGAAGCGGTACAGGTGGTCATAAACATCGGCCTCGGCGCTGGCGGTATTCTTGACCGCATCCAGCGCGGCCTTGGCCTTTTTGACCGGCTCGGTCTCTTCCGGATTGGGTGCGCCGAAATCCTTGGCGGTCTGAATGGCCTTCTCATAGGCAGCCTGCAGCTCGACCTTGCGGGCCTCGTCCACATCACCGAAGGCATCCGCCACGATTTTCAGAAGGTCGGTGCTGATGAAGTCCTGAACTTCCTGCGCCTTGACGTGCATGATCCGGTAGAAGCCAAAATCAAGGTCCGGTTGGTCCAGTCGGAAAAGCTCAGAGAGTTTTTTCAAAAGACGGTTTCGAAGTTGCTCGGTGGATGGCATCCTTATCATCTCCTGATTTATTAAATGACTCGCCACCGGATGGTAAAAACCGGTGTGACTATTGTTTTCTGTTGCATCCGTTTTTCGAGCGATTCCACGAGAAGGTCGCGCTTTTTAGCAATCTCGTCCTCGATGTCAAAGATCCGCTCGCGCAAAGTGCGCTTCTTACGCTCGAGCTTGGCGATTTCTTCCTGCAGGCTGTGCTGCTCTTCGATCGTAGGAGCCTGGCGGCTGCGCCGTTGCAGGTCGCGGATCTGACGCTTGGTATCGTCCAATTCTTTTTGCGCCGCCATTTCCATGTCCTCGGCCCACTTGTCGAGTTGGTCGCGGGCCTCGGAGAAGTGGCGGTTGTTCTCCTCCAGGTTTTTGGCCAGGGTCGCCTTGGCATGGCGCTCCTGATCGCGCATGAGGCGTTCTTTGGCGGAATCCGGAATCGCGGCAATGGCA from Candidatus Zixiibacteriota bacterium encodes:
- a CDS encoding DEAD/DEAH box helicase family protein, whose product is MPRHKFRDKLLLNQWLVSLFGIDPLAEHNVNGKVVRPFHKLAEPIRDPRLEGLDKDNLHFFYHHLGDSPLFSYADPMTDFPGFRISRDMLLTYEQNIVRHTQAINEKRRRPVVWKYYQWLTLLFVEIYLDRFFGNREGLLNDLNMFVERFNRHWDDYTDVPPYNEDDLNKLCMQNATGSGKTLLMHVNLLQYRHYAAKHGKDKELSRVILLTPNERLSEQHISEFRESNISAGSYLQSRGGLFALAQGLERVDVLEITKLADQEGPNTIATRSLGDQNLLLVDEGHRGMSGKEEGVWFTRRSDLCAKGFTFEYSATFEQAVQASGNADFENSYAKTVVFDYSYRWFYEDGFGKDYQILNMPSTFAQVQFDYLTACLLKFYQQLRIYEEKAKDFELFNLEKPLWVFVGSTVSKAKGGTNDEKIVAADVAQIICFIAKFLEGQANSQATINALLTGGGQRLGLLDQHSNDIFAGAFNYLARAMNGGETVEALYRDILARLFNHAAGGHLSLDRIKGESGEVALRVGTNETPFGLINVGDAKSLCDHVAEVAKQNKTQLTVEDSDFTEAMFASVKDSTSPINLLIGSKKFVEGWDCWRVSTMGLMHVGKSEGSQIIQLFGRGVRLKGYEWSLKRSGHSHAPLRPTFIEELETLNVFGIEADFMEKFREFLKEEGLPGNERCKIITIPLNVTYDFGKKLKILRPRRKASDGKEYDFKKDAAVPTVGDIPDYMTHNTVVADWYPRIQAMQSRGTPLANQKDKVSLREQHLALLDIDSLFFELERFKRERSWYNLNITKDGIQRLLGDPNWYTLYLPETRLNPETFDGVLLLQQVASELLKRYCDHYYNYRKREY
- a CDS encoding site-specific DNA-methyltransferase: MPSTEQLRNRLLKKLSELFRLDQPDLDFGFYRIMHVKAQEVQDFISTDLLKIVADAFGDVDEARKVELQAAYEKAIQTAKDFGAPNPEETEPVKKAKAALDAVKNTASAEADVYDHLYRFFERYYDDGDFISRRYYTRETPGKAAPFAVPYNGEEVKLVWANMDQYYIKSTEFFSNFTFDLTQSDEVRKMSKEERVLNNIPDFPLKVHFRVVEATEGEHGNVKASEANKRFFILHAENPVALTETGELVVNFEYRPDPEKTGQEKTWRDKRNAEAVETILQRLQTMAAACGSHEKQAAEYLRLLKVLAPTDSDKNRPVLAKYVNQYTARNTMDYFIHKDLGGFLRRELDFYIKNEVMRLDDIENAEAPAVESYLAKIKVLRKIAGKLIDFLAQLENFQKKLWLKKKFIIETNYCITLDRVPEELYAEVAACDAQCEEWIRLFAIDEIGNSQRATKAQTGDLFGAKEIEFTRPLEVEFLKANNKLVLDTRFFDDSFKARLLASIENFDEQCDGLLIHSENFQALSLLKGAFEKRVKCIYIDPPYNAKSSEILYKNSYRDSSWLSLMDSRLQLAKCLQTSDSVLTVAIDEVEQEVLGQLLSQHYQIHEKSCIAVNHNPSGQQGDNFSFTHEYAYFIYPKPGRYIGEQLRENEADWDERNFRDVTGDDSLREAGPNCFYPIIVKNGEIVGFGDVCPKDFHPEINKKLDGDVIAIYPIDPEGIERKWRFARNTVENVKDELKVHYLKKRDVFDIKRLKKKFNFKSNWVDSRYSANNHGTQLLNQIIPKAPASYPKSLFTVKDSVVAGTNENKAAMVLDYFAGSGTTGHAVINLNRDDRGKRKYILVEMGDYFDTVLKPRIAKVVYSENWNDGKPTARHTGVSHCFKYIRLESYEDTLNNLRLDHNPQRKKAVAVNPALKEDYMLRYLLDVETRGSQSLLNIDAFADPTGYTLEVKKPGTDEYATRAVDLIETFNYLIGLRVLHTSVPQPFQATFKRITDPGLPKDQQTKLVVDDRIRPYEGGPWWFRKVEGWVPKDPANPNNGQQEKVLIVWRKLTDDIEQDNLMLDEWFQKNRFSTRDFEFDTIYVNGSNNLPNLKLDDENWKVRLIEEEFMKRMWNGDNT